From Quadrisphaera sp. DSM 44207, the proteins below share one genomic window:
- a CDS encoding VOC family protein: MQRIVPNLWFDTRAEEAAQFYTSVFDGSRIVRVARYPEGAPGPAGSVMTVEFELEGQRFVGINGGPHFPFTEAVSFQVTCRDQEEVDRFWSALLAGGGEESRCGWLKDRYGLSWQVVPEGMEELFEDPDPARAQRAVQAMLQMRKLDLAALRRAADGVPAT; encoded by the coding sequence CTGCAGAGGATCGTCCCCAACCTCTGGTTCGACACCCGGGCCGAGGAGGCCGCGCAGTTCTACACCTCCGTCTTCGACGGCTCGCGCATCGTCCGCGTGGCGCGCTACCCCGAGGGCGCGCCCGGGCCCGCCGGCTCCGTCATGACGGTGGAGTTCGAGCTGGAGGGGCAGCGGTTCGTCGGCATCAACGGCGGCCCGCACTTCCCCTTCACCGAGGCGGTCTCCTTCCAGGTCACCTGCCGCGACCAGGAGGAGGTCGACCGGTTCTGGTCCGCGCTGCTGGCGGGCGGAGGCGAGGAGAGCCGGTGCGGCTGGCTGAAGGACCGCTACGGGCTGTCCTGGCAGGTCGTGCCGGAGGGGATGGAGGAGCTGTTCGAGGACCCCGACCCCGCCCGCGCGCAGCGCGCGGTGCAGGCGATGCTGCAGATGCGCAAGCTCGACCTCGCCGCCCTGCGCCGCGCCGCGGACGGCGTCCCGGCGACCTGA
- a CDS encoding excalibur calcium-binding domain-containing protein: MTLRSLATLGSATLLASALVVAPASAQTNDRDCSDFASTEEATAALVPGDPERLDEDGDGIACESLPSSGTAAGSGGSASQEPTQQQPTQPPTQQPSTQQPSTQQQPSTQQPSTQQVAVTPSGGADAGGGGAAGVEHSGLLALGAASLVGAGLLARRRGSRRTG; encoded by the coding sequence ATGACGCTGCGCTCCCTGGCCACGCTCGGGTCGGCGACCCTCCTCGCCTCCGCGCTCGTCGTCGCCCCCGCCTCGGCGCAGACGAACGACCGCGACTGCTCCGACTTCGCCTCGACGGAGGAGGCCACGGCGGCGCTGGTCCCCGGGGACCCGGAGCGGCTCGACGAGGACGGCGACGGCATCGCCTGCGAGTCGCTGCCCTCCAGCGGGACGGCTGCCGGCAGCGGCGGGTCCGCCTCGCAGGAGCCGACGCAGCAGCAGCCGACCCAGCCGCCGACGCAGCAGCCGTCGACCCAGCAGCCGTCGACCCAGCAGCAGCCGTCGACGCAGCAGCCGTCGACCCAGCAGGTCGCGGTGACGCCGTCCGGCGGCGCGGACGCCGGGGGCGGCGGCGCTGCCGGCGTGGAGCACTCGGGCCTGCTCGCCCTCGGCGCGGCGAGCCTGGTCGGCGCCGGCCTGCTGGCGCGCCGCCGCGGCTCCCGCAGGACGGGATGA
- a CDS encoding class F sortase, giving the protein MVAALAGQTPAPPAPPAPGAAPVAAPVVAPAVAQHQVAVSSAAAGATVLARAAPVSVSVPSVGVRSPRLETLGLQDDGSLQVPVDDALAGWYEHAPTPGELGPAVIAGHVDSREGPAVFYRLAEVRPGAEVVVAREDGSRAVFVVERVEQHPKDDFPTAEVYGTTDHPALRLITCGGDFDASSGHYESNVVVFARLVAVR; this is encoded by the coding sequence GTGGTCGCGGCGCTCGCGGGGCAGACCCCGGCGCCGCCCGCGCCCCCGGCACCGGGTGCCGCGCCGGTCGCGGCACCCGTCGTCGCGCCGGCCGTCGCGCAGCACCAGGTCGCGGTGTCGTCGGCGGCAGCGGGCGCGACCGTCCTGGCGAGGGCGGCACCGGTGTCGGTGTCCGTGCCCTCGGTCGGCGTGCGCTCCCCGCGGCTGGAGACCCTGGGCCTGCAGGACGACGGCTCCCTGCAGGTGCCCGTCGACGACGCCCTGGCGGGCTGGTACGAGCACGCCCCGACGCCGGGGGAGCTGGGGCCGGCGGTCATCGCCGGTCACGTCGACTCGAGGGAGGGCCCGGCGGTCTTCTACCGCCTGGCCGAGGTGCGACCCGGCGCCGAGGTCGTGGTCGCGCGCGAGGACGGGTCGCGGGCCGTGTTCGTCGTCGAGCGGGTGGAGCAGCACCCCAAGGACGACTTCCCCACGGCGGAGGTCTACGGGACCACGGACCACCCGGCCCTGCGGCTGATCACGTGCGGCGGGGACTTCGACGCGTCCAGCGGCCACTACGAGAGCAACGTCGTGGTCTTCGCCCGGCTGGTCGCCGTGCGGTGA